Proteins from a genomic interval of Candidatus Brocadia sp.:
- the cas2 gene encoding CRISPR-associated endonuclease Cas2 produces the protein MPYLIVTYDIGEERVNKVRKVLKKYFMWVQNSVFEGDISLGKLEQCKTELRGVIDDEGDSIYFYSLENRLNYRKVVLGIEKEMTGNIL, from the coding sequence GTGCCATATTTAATTGTTACTTACGATATTGGAGAGGAGCGGGTGAATAAGGTAAGGAAGGTTTTAAAGAAATATTTTATGTGGGTGCAGAATTCCGTGTTTGAAGGCGACATCAGCCTGGGAAAACTTGAGCAATGCAAGACTGAACTGCGCGGCGTTATCGATGATGAAGGGGATTCTATCTATTTTTACAGCCTTGAAAACAGGCTAAATTACCGGAAGGTTGTTCTTGGCATAGAAAAGGAAATGACGGGGAATATTTTGTAA
- the cas1b gene encoding type I-B CRISPR-associated endonuclease Cas1: protein MSRSYYIFSNGRMKRQENTLYIENEKGKKKAIPVEDVNTIHLFGEVDLNTKLLNFLSQQNKTVHIYNYYGFYAGSFMPRERNVSGELTVRQVEYYLNAERRFFVALSFVEGAMFHILRNLREYSNTGDFQKQIETEQANAAKTKTISELMGCEGRVRDIYYQAFNAILKDDFAMEKREKRPPTNPINALISFGNSMMYSVVLSEIYHTQLNPTISYLHEPRERRYSLSLDIAEIFKPLIIDPIIFRLVNNNMVKLEDFEEDVNYCYMNEDGRKKFLKELDQKLTTTIKHRKLKRNVSYRTLIRLECYKLIKHFLGDEVYAPFKAWW, encoded by the coding sequence ATGTCCAGATCATACTACATATTTTCTAACGGCCGTATGAAACGGCAGGAAAACACCCTTTACATCGAAAATGAGAAAGGAAAGAAAAAGGCCATTCCGGTGGAGGATGTTAACACGATACACCTCTTTGGAGAGGTGGACCTCAATACAAAGCTGCTCAATTTCCTGTCGCAGCAGAATAAAACCGTCCACATCTATAACTACTATGGTTTCTATGCCGGAAGTTTTATGCCGAGGGAGAGGAATGTCTCCGGCGAGTTAACCGTCAGGCAGGTGGAATATTACCTCAACGCAGAGAGACGCTTCTTTGTTGCCCTTTCCTTCGTGGAAGGCGCCATGTTCCACATACTAAGGAATCTGCGTGAATATTCCAATACCGGGGATTTTCAGAAACAGATAGAGACAGAACAAGCCAATGCCGCTAAAACGAAGACCATTAGTGAACTCATGGGATGCGAGGGGCGGGTGCGGGATATCTATTATCAGGCGTTTAACGCGATCTTAAAAGACGACTTTGCAATGGAAAAACGTGAAAAACGGCCTCCCACCAATCCCATCAACGCCCTGATATCCTTTGGTAATTCCATGATGTATTCGGTCGTGCTTTCAGAAATATACCACACCCAGCTCAACCCAACCATAAGTTATCTGCATGAACCGAGGGAAAGGCGGTACTCGCTGAGCCTTGATATCGCCGAGATCTTCAAACCACTTATCATTGACCCTATTATCTTCAGGCTGGTAAACAACAATATGGTGAAACTCGAGGATTTTGAAGAAGATGTAAATTACTGTTATATGAACGAGGATGGACGGAAGAAGTTTCTCAAAGAGCTCGATCAAAAGTTAACCACCACGATTAAACACAGGAAGTTGAAGAGGAACGTATCGTACAGGACGCTTATCAGGCTCGAATGCTACAAGCTCATAAAGCATTTTTTAGGCGATGAAGTTTATGCGCCGTTCAAGGCATGGTGGTGA
- the cas4 gene encoding CRISPR-associated protein Cas4, with translation METDASVDFQTLKTNGIKVNYLYVCERKLWLFDRGIAMESQSDKVLMGKLLGETCYPREEKRELLIDNLINIDIVGDDEIREIKYSNRLAHADRIQLLYYLYYLKRLGIEKRGVINYPKMRKREEVVLTPETEKEVETALIRVKEILEMEKPPALQRKPYCTKCAYYEFCWG, from the coding sequence ATGGAAACTGATGCTTCCGTCGATTTCCAAACTCTTAAAACTAATGGAATAAAGGTCAATTACCTCTACGTCTGCGAGCGGAAGCTCTGGCTCTTTGACAGGGGCATTGCCATGGAATCACAATCGGATAAGGTCTTGATGGGAAAGCTGCTGGGTGAAACCTGTTATCCACGGGAGGAAAAGCGGGAGTTGCTCATCGACAATCTTATTAACATCGATATCGTGGGCGACGATGAGATTCGCGAGATTAAATACAGCAACAGGCTTGCGCATGCAGACAGAATCCAGTTGCTCTATTATCTGTATTATCTCAAACGTTTGGGCATCGAAAAGAGGGGTGTCATTAATTATCCGAAGATGAGAAAACGGGAAGAGGTTGTATTAACCCCTGAAACTGAAAAAGAGGTCGAAACAGCATTGATTCGTGTGAAAGAGATTTTGGAAATGGAGAAACCGCCGGCATTGCAGCGAAAACCCTATTGTACAAAATGCGCTTATTACGAGTTTTGTTGGGGGTAA
- a CDS encoding HEPN domain-containing protein — protein sequence MTDKDTLFLYRLKQAEETLAEAKKMVEENFTSRSIINRAYYAMFYAVLALFLKTEVYIQTSKHSGIISVFDKEFIKKEKIDKRYSKILHNAFDDRQEGDYKELVEIPFEKAVEHVKLAREFIRTIKEFVK from the coding sequence ATGACAGATAAGGATACTTTGTTTTTATACCGCTTAAAACAAGCAGAAGAAACGCTTGCGGAAGCCAAAAAGATGGTTGAAGAAAACTTTACTTCAAGGTCTATTATAAACCGGGCTTACTATGCAATGTTTTATGCCGTATTGGCCCTTTTCCTTAAGACAGAAGTTTATATTCAGACTTCAAAGCACAGCGGTATAATCTCAGTGTTTGATAAGGAGTTTATTAAGAAAGAGAAGATTGACAAAAGATACTCCAAAATTCTTCATAATGCTTTTGACGACAGGCAAGAGGGAGATTACAAGGAACTTGTTGAGATACCATTTGAAAAAGCTGTTGAACATGTTAAGTTGGCGAGAGAATTTATACGGACTATTAAAGAATTTGTCAAATAA
- a CDS encoding nucleotidyltransferase domain-containing protein: MRYFMKENDLKIARELKKRLSEIVQLVDFRVFGSRARGEADEYSDMDVFIEVESLNDELKRKIRDIVWEVGFENSIYISSLIFTRYEIEDSPLKASPIVENINREGVMV; the protein is encoded by the coding sequence ATGAGGTATTTTATGAAAGAGAACGATTTGAAGATTGCAAGGGAGTTAAAGAAAAGGCTATCTGAAATTGTCCAGCTTGTCGATTTCCGTGTCTTTGGCTCCAGGGCGCGGGGCGAGGCTGACGAGTATTCGGATATGGATGTATTTATAGAGGTAGAAAGCCTGAATGATGAGTTGAAAAGAAAGATTCGCGATATCGTATGGGAGGTAGGCTTTGAAAATTCCATATACATATCCTCGCTTATATTTACGCGATATGAGATAGAGGATTCTCCATTGAAGGCGTCTCCTATTGTTGAAAACATCAACCGTGAAGGCGTAATGGTATGA
- the cas3 gene encoding CRISPR-associated helicase Cas3' → MNSPDSYPAKSDKTTIRQHNDELLKNSDLLRQSGYLNVQEDFWKLLNMAIEYHDYGKANKSFYTKILGNRNEEVLLHHLISPLFFLDSVQALKRIAKFFIVNAIVSHHNRQYELVKSAWQFNNSTLKNSLIKIKDTLLKGFNNYEPIVDEYIDILGLQSRIFSTPENLKKGILITGLLIRLDHASSAGLEVEEEPIRDDRTVLFKNYINDKPLRPFQEKFKNLDNACIVADTGLGKTGLSVLWSKRKKFYVLPNRSSTNAMYETLKDIYGKQRVGLLHSTSLFYMLDSDQSGEDEDFSVVKDYEKTRILSKPVTICTADQLFTAAFKYPTYEKIYATLAYSDVVIDEIQGFSPQQIVPILHQIKDTKELGTRYLIITATLPEKVALELNKIGVKVVIDDEDTIDTIKRHKVRIEQDKNLSDLSQDIIDKFRLNKKVLVITNTVGAAQNLYETLRRSLAGAELERLNILHSRFIRNKRWEKEASIKKHCKQDGNGHYVDGRGFIWISTQLVEASLDIDFDYLFTEIATIDSLVQRMGRIWRHRKIDYEGEHNIVIACSVDEKSVNFVYEKSLREKTTELLNEALENTEFLISEQKRKMVKTLYCEESLCSLKSRYLEEWKKIDDILNGGWEFLISAESQKAFRDVLTIELIPWKYKEEIEKKYEKLKSINSQLKGDERKKQRANILKDIQKHKVPTPLYYVTHYAKKHNISRPYHVIDKQYEIAFLDKAFTYDEDLGLTKKIEEIDDFDERSF, encoded by the coding sequence ATGAATAGTCCTGACTCTTACCCTGCAAAATCTGACAAAACCACGATAAGACAGCATAACGATGAATTGCTGAAAAACAGCGACTTATTGCGTCAAAGCGGATATTTAAATGTGCAGGAAGATTTTTGGAAGTTGCTTAATATGGCAATTGAATATCATGATTACGGCAAAGCTAATAAGAGTTTTTATACAAAAATATTAGGTAATCGCAATGAAGAAGTTTTATTACACCATTTAATATCGCCGCTGTTTTTCCTTGATAGTGTACAAGCATTAAAAAGGATTGCAAAATTCTTTATTGTCAATGCAATAGTCAGTCATCATAACAGGCAATATGAACTTGTAAAGTCAGCATGGCAGTTTAACAACTCTACCTTAAAGAATAGCCTTATTAAAATAAAGGATACCTTGTTGAAGGGGTTTAATAATTATGAGCCTATAGTAGATGAATATATAGATATATTGGGATTGCAAAGCAGGATATTCAGCACGCCTGAGAACTTAAAGAAAGGAATACTTATAACAGGTCTTTTAATCCGCCTTGATCACGCCTCTTCTGCCGGACTGGAAGTAGAAGAAGAACCTATAAGAGATGATAGAACGGTTTTGTTTAAGAACTATATTAACGATAAGCCATTGCGACCGTTTCAGGAGAAATTTAAGAATCTGGATAATGCCTGTATTGTGGCTGATACGGGGCTTGGTAAGACAGGGCTTTCAGTTTTGTGGAGTAAAAGAAAGAAGTTTTATGTGCTTCCAAATAGGTCGTCCACGAATGCTATGTATGAAACATTGAAAGACATATATGGAAAGCAAAGAGTGGGGCTGCTTCACTCCACATCGCTTTTTTATATGCTGGATAGCGATCAAAGCGGAGAAGATGAGGATTTTTCAGTTGTCAAAGACTACGAGAAAACGAGGATATTATCAAAACCTGTAACTATTTGCACTGCTGACCAGTTATTTACAGCCGCTTTTAAATATCCTACTTATGAAAAGATTTATGCTACTCTTGCATATTCGGATGTTGTGATTGATGAGATTCAGGGTTTCTCTCCGCAACAGATTGTGCCTATTTTGCATCAGATAAAGGACACAAAAGAATTGGGCACGAGATATTTAATAATCACAGCTACTCTGCCTGAAAAGGTTGCTCTGGAACTGAACAAAATTGGGGTAAAAGTCGTTATAGACGATGAAGATACAATTGATACTATTAAAAGGCACAAAGTAAGAATTGAGCAAGACAAAAACCTATCAGACTTGTCACAGGATATCATTGATAAATTCCGTTTGAATAAAAAGGTGCTGGTAATAACAAATACTGTTGGCGCTGCGCAGAATCTATATGAAACACTGAGAAGATCGCTCGCGGGAGCTGAATTGGAGCGGCTAAACATTTTACACAGCAGATTTATCAGGAATAAGCGGTGGGAAAAAGAAGCGTCTATAAAAAAACATTGCAAGCAAGATGGGAACGGACATTATGTTGATGGAAGGGGCTTTATCTGGATTTCTACACAGCTTGTAGAAGCTTCTTTAGATATTGATTTTGATTATCTCTTTACTGAAATAGCCACGATAGATTCGTTAGTTCAAAGGATGGGCAGAATATGGAGACACAGAAAAATTGACTATGAGGGAGAACATAATATAGTTATTGCCTGTAGTGTAGACGAAAAAAGTGTTAATTTTGTTTATGAGAAAAGTCTGAGAGAGAAGACAACAGAACTTTTAAATGAGGCATTGGAAAATACAGAATTTTTGATATCAGAACAGAAAAGGAAAATGGTAAAGACACTTTATTGCGAAGAAAGTTTATGTTCTTTAAAATCAAGGTATCTGGAAGAATGGAAAAAGATAGATGATATTCTCAATGGCGGATGGGAATTTCTGATAAGTGCCGAATCACAGAAGGCGTTCAGAGATGTACTCACAATAGAATTGATTCCTTGGAAGTATAAAGAAGAAATAGAAAAAAAATATGAAAAACTTAAAAGCATAAATTCTCAATTAAAAGGCGATGAGAGGAAAAAACAGAGGGCAAATATCTTAAAAGATATTCAGAAACACAAAGTTCCTACTCCGCTTTACTATGTAACTCATTATGCAAAAAAGCATAATATTTCCAGACCATATCACGTGATAGACAAACAATATGAAATTGCATTTTTGGACAAAGCATTCACTTATGATGAAGATTTAGGGTTGACGAAGAAAATAGAAGAAATTGATGATTTTGACGAAAGGAGTTTTTAA
- the cas5 gene encoding CRISPR-associated protein Cas5, with protein sequence MMIRLDILQPIACYRIPEIGNPMLSFPIVPPATVYGLLRYITGYLSINKDNTRLAISGKYEGKARHIVINHQTTQGDKGKYKSNKVPIEELYNISHFIHVDSPYEKEIVSSIHNVQRMGRREDVIIHVSCCEVEIAKKDVIDISLTKIINNDANLYVPFNHQIHGIGIFKVPIDSDKALLDDGYLKMYYKRLLFMDVPKYYSVSNEIVVSKDKEGNTHVLCWLNE encoded by the coding sequence ATGATGATCAGGCTTGATATTTTACAACCGATAGCCTGTTATAGGATTCCAGAAATAGGAAATCCTATGTTGTCATTTCCTATTGTGCCGCCTGCAACCGTGTATGGGCTTTTACGGTATATTACAGGCTATCTTTCTATAAATAAGGACAATACACGGCTTGCTATTTCGGGCAAATATGAAGGCAAAGCAAGGCATATAGTTATTAATCATCAAACTACACAAGGCGATAAAGGTAAATATAAGTCTAACAAGGTGCCTATTGAGGAGTTATATAACATCAGCCATTTTATACATGTGGATAGTCCATATGAGAAAGAAATAGTTAGTTCCATCCATAATGTTCAAAGAATGGGACGGAGGGAAGATGTAATAATCCATGTATCCTGTTGCGAGGTTGAAATAGCGAAAAAAGATGTAATTGATATTAGCTTGACAAAAATTATAAACAATGACGCAAACCTATATGTTCCATTTAATCATCAGATTCATGGAATTGGAATTTTTAAGGTTCCTATAGATAGTGATAAGGCGCTCTTAGATGATGGATACCTAAAAATGTATTATAAAAGACTGCTATTTATGGATGTTCCCAAATATTATAGTGTGAGCAATGAGATTGTTGTCAGCAAAGATAAGGAAGGCAATACTCATGTGTTGTGTTGGTTAAATGAATAG
- the cas7i gene encoding type I-B CRISPR-associated protein Cas7/Cst2/DevR: MGKVLTFTNLIEAGVVNRNDSIGNISSVKKVSTQKGVKVFFSDKAYKRAIWNRAVERGQENWRKSAVSSAGGVTQRISTIIDSEEFDFAGTMIAKPIPHNRESVLVTTYGLSINNYVSCMEFLTNMALAKELGTDKTSIYNREHFQGLYKVSGLINLDRLGEQEILIPTKISDDELELNAGMSVDEFLAAFYGALAYVDNESMPMTMSDFISSLSLLIQEGPDINLTKNQKGYEIKLAVGQTTLGEKNMVLPELKGDTATKKKTLAKFLLDFLVNDANIVDEDRNKVSDRIEKFISKVDITGNVLTLTLNKNSGKQQKEKIDEPHSNGSNEEKVKWLHKIYKNYLKFQVPEDEFVKLGNERIASISIDKEGNNYKVKISLKSEEKFRRLGILFDTICNLYRTIEGRVENLCPVFSIWSAELPNPVFHNHIDDMISSYSPLKVDKTKLSNVANGKTIFYGREASTFKEGLFASVKSYYGI; encoded by the coding sequence ATGGGTAAAGTTTTAACTTTTACAAATCTTATTGAAGCTGGCGTTGTTAACAGAAACGACAGTATAGGCAATATATCATCAGTAAAAAAAGTCTCTACTCAAAAAGGGGTAAAGGTTTTTTTCTCGGATAAGGCTTATAAAAGAGCTATCTGGAACAGGGCTGTTGAAAGAGGGCAGGAGAACTGGAGAAAATCGGCTGTGTCATCAGCAGGTGGGGTAACGCAGAGAATATCAACCATTATTGATAGCGAGGAGTTTGATTTTGCAGGGACAATGATAGCTAAGCCTATTCCTCATAATAGGGAAAGCGTTCTTGTTACTACTTATGGTCTTTCAATCAATAATTATGTAAGCTGTATGGAGTTTCTAACTAATATGGCTCTTGCAAAGGAGCTTGGGACAGATAAGACCAGTATTTATAATCGAGAGCATTTTCAAGGCCTTTATAAGGTCAGTGGTCTTATAAACCTTGATAGACTTGGAGAGCAGGAAATTCTAATTCCAACTAAGATTTCTGATGATGAGCTTGAATTGAACGCGGGAATGAGCGTTGATGAATTCTTAGCTGCGTTTTATGGCGCTTTGGCGTATGTTGACAATGAGAGTATGCCTATGACCATGAGCGACTTTATTTCTTCATTATCTTTACTTATTCAAGAGGGGCCGGATATTAATTTGACCAAAAATCAAAAAGGCTATGAAATTAAATTGGCTGTTGGCCAGACAACATTAGGAGAAAAGAATATGGTGTTACCTGAACTTAAGGGAGATACTGCTACAAAAAAGAAAACTCTCGCAAAATTCCTTTTAGATTTTTTAGTTAATGACGCTAATATAGTAGATGAGGACAGAAATAAAGTATCTGATAGGATAGAAAAGTTTATATCAAAAGTTGATATAACTGGTAATGTTTTGACTTTAACATTAAATAAAAATAGCGGTAAACAACAGAAAGAAAAAATTGATGAGCCTCATTCAAATGGTTCAAATGAGGAGAAAGTGAAATGGCTTCACAAAATTTATAAAAATTATCTCAAATTTCAAGTTCCTGAAGATGAGTTTGTAAAACTTGGAAATGAAAGAATTGCTTCAATAAGTATTGACAAGGAAGGCAATAACTATAAGGTTAAAATAAGTTTAAAATCAGAAGAAAAATTCAGACGGCTAGGAATTCTTTTTGATACTATATGTAACCTTTATAGAACCATAGAAGGTCGAGTTGAGAACTTATGTCCTGTATTTTCAATTTGGAGTGCAGAACTACCCAATCCAGTATTCCATAATCATATAGACGACATGATTAGCTCCTATAGCCCGCTGAAGGTTGATAAAACCAAATTATCAAATGTGGCAAATGGTAAAACAATATTTTATGGGCGTGAAGCATCAACTTTTAAAGAAGGCCTTTTTGCTTCAGTTAAAAGCTATTATGGGATTTAA
- a CDS encoding DUF861 domain-containing protein, with translation MNPPECYILEGEVVVETKDGEKIEIKAGDFVTFPKSLSSYGM, from the coding sequence TTGAATCCGCCGGAGTGCTATATCCTTGAGGGTGAGGTTGTTGTGGAAACAAAGGATGGTGAAAAGATAGAAATCAAGGCTGGTGACTTTGTTACCTTCCCGAAGAGTCTCTCCAGTTATGGGATGTAA
- the cas6 gene encoding CRISPR-associated endoribonuclease Cas6 has product MRIKIALKTHKLPILYRHRFMALIKEALGESDAGYKQYLYPARDSCKSKQAKPFAFNVVIPSDRTAKKEKITIDSEFEVEDTVFYFSPDSFLSFYVSSSDYQFMINLYNGLLKIKEFDFGSKIILKLGKIFLLNEREIRGDEVIFKTNSPVLIEDRDGKPILPFQISSDVSPQFSALSLRSFNDHFNEIHDRILSDLRGVNGKKGQGLQRKMELIPLNLKKQVVKHTLRDFREKTGKPYMTLTTFQGCFTLKGNSGDLQTLYQVGIGLRTGQGFGMVEVENIM; this is encoded by the coding sequence GTGAGGATAAAGATAGCCTTAAAAACCCACAAATTACCCATCCTCTACCGGCATCGGTTTATGGCCCTTATAAAGGAAGCACTGGGCGAATCAGATGCCGGTTATAAACAGTATCTCTATCCCGCCAGGGACTCCTGCAAATCCAAGCAAGCAAAGCCATTTGCTTTCAATGTGGTAATCCCTTCCGATAGAACTGCAAAAAAAGAAAAGATCACAATAGATAGCGAATTCGAAGTCGAAGATACAGTATTTTATTTTTCTCCCGATAGTTTCCTTTCCTTTTACGTAAGCTCATCTGATTATCAGTTCATGATAAATCTTTATAATGGACTTCTGAAGATAAAAGAATTCGACTTTGGCAGTAAGATAATCCTCAAATTAGGGAAGATATTTCTGCTCAATGAACGGGAGATCAGGGGAGATGAAGTAATATTCAAGACCAATTCTCCCGTGTTAATTGAAGATAGAGACGGTAAACCTATCCTGCCTTTTCAAATTTCATCAGACGTCAGCCCTCAGTTTTCAGCCCTCAGCCTTCGGTCTTTTAATGACCATTTCAATGAAATTCATGACAGAATCTTGAGTGATTTAAGGGGAGTGAACGGAAAGAAGGGGCAAGGGTTACAGAGAAAAATGGAATTGATTCCTCTTAATCTCAAGAAACAGGTAGTAAAACATACCTTGAGGGATTTCAGGGAAAAGACCGGCAAGCCATACATGACCCTTACCACGTTTCAGGGTTGTTTTACCTTGAAAGGTAACTCGGGAGACTTGCAGACCCTTTACCAGGTGGGTATTGGACTCAGGACAGGTCAGGGGTTTGGGATGGTGGAGGTGGAAAATATAATGTAG